In Tripterygium wilfordii isolate XIE 37 chromosome 15, ASM1340144v1, whole genome shotgun sequence, one DNA window encodes the following:
- the LOC119980002 gene encoding protein CHLORORESPIRATORY REDUCTION 7, chloroplastic yields the protein MERALKQQLTDNGINSFNCQYTPRYYTLKQSLQASSVGFSKNTSLFIHSQLQKNVNQHREGVKVCAVRRRRAHMRTETYVLLEPGQDEKFVSEEELRSKLKGYLENWPGKALPPDLERYEAIEEAVSFLIKSACELEIDGDVGSVMWYEVRLE from the exons atggagagagccTTGAAGCAGCAATTAACAGACAATGGAATCAACAGTTTTAACT GTCAATATACACCAAGATACTATACCCTTAAACAGTCTCTTCAAGCAAGTTCAGTTGGTTTTTCAAAGAATACTAGTTTGTTTATTCATTCAcagttgcaaaaaaacgtgaaccAGCATAGAGAGGGAGTAAAG GTTTGTGCTGTACGGAGGAGAAGGGCACATATGCGGACAGAAACTTATGTACTACTGGAACCTGGACAGGATGAGAAGTTTGTCTCTGAAGAAGAGTTAAGGAGCAAGTTGAAAGGGTATCTGGAGAATTGGCCAGGGAAGGCACTACCACCTGACCTTGAAAGATATGAAGCCATAGAAGAAGCAGTCTCATTCTTAATAAAATCAGCCTGTGAACTTGAAATTGATGGAGATGTTGGTTCAGTCATGTGGTACGAAGTTCGTTTGGAATGA
- the LOC120016852 gene encoding exocyst complex component EXO70E2-like: MAMEDNDYMIPGLEGEENLIAAAKHIVRALGSKKNLTNNEKKVLADLGNQLSTMTIVNENEGEEISEIELQLNAVQEKIMSREVDESMIWEGGSTEGLEYLNVVNEARKLTERLDRLCVDKGDDENEHLRRAYNVLQIAMARLEEEFRHILVEHRQPLEPEHLSFRSSEEDAADFCSINSFCDDSFEAPIQRDGASRTSEERIIDLVNPDVIYDLRCIANSMFQSNYICECSQSYISVRKDAFDEYLFILEMEKLSIEDVLRMEWGALNSKIKRWIRAMKFFVRLYLSRERWLSEQIFGDLGSVGLNCFVEASKASILQLLNFGEAVSIGPHKPEKLFPILNMYELLTSLLPDIDALYSDEAGSCVRNEYYEVIKRLGDSVRAACLAFENAIASSTSTNPFAGGGIHPLTKYVMNYINILTDYSETLNFLLDDCEGEHHITLSPETSPAKEEGHTRGETSPDISPMAFLFRSFASILECNLEEKAKLYKDPSLVQIFLMNNIYYMTQKVKSSELRHVFGDEWIRKHNWKFQQHEMNYERATWSSILALLKDEGNSSADSISKTPLKERFRSFYLAFEEVYKTQTAWLIPYPQLRDDLRISTSLNVIQAYRTFLGRHKNHVSDKLFKYSADDLENYLWDLFEGSPKSLHNSYRR; encoded by the coding sequence ATGGCTATGGAAGATAACGACTACATGATTCCTGGTTTAGAAGGTGAAGAGAATTTGATTGCTGCCGCAAAACATATAGTGAGGGCTCTGGGGTCTAAAAAGAACCTGACAAATAATGAGAAGAAAGTTTTGGCAGATCTTGGCAACCAACTATCCACCATGACCATAGTCAATGAAAACGAGGGGGAAGAAATTAGTGAGATTGAATTACAGCTAAATGCTGTACAGGAGAAGATTATGAGTCGGGAGGTAGATGAGTCTATGATATGGGAGGGGGGCTCAACTGAAGGCCTCGAGTATCTAAATGTCGTAAATGAAGCCCGAAAGTTGACTGAAAGATTGGATAGGTTGTGTGTGGATAAAGGTGACGATGAGAATGAGCATCTGCGAAGGGCCTACAATGTTCTTCAAATAGCCATGGCAAGGCTTGAGGAAGAGTTCAGGCACATTCTTGTTGAGCATAGGCAACCCCTTGAGCCTGAACATTTGTCTTTCCGTTCAAGTGAAGAGGATGCTGCAGATTTCTGCTCAATAAACTCATTTTGCGATGATTCATTTGAAGCACCAATTCAAAGGGATGGTGCGAGTAGGACGTCAGAGGAACGTATAATAGATTTGGTTAATCCTGATGTGATTTATGACCTCAGATGCATAGCAAATTCAATGTTCCAATCGAATTATATATGCGAATGCTCCCAGTCGTATATTAGTGTTCGAAAGGATGCCTTTGATGAATATCTCTTCATTCTTGAAATGGAGAAGCTGAGCATTGAGGATGTGCTGAGGATGGAATGGGGAGCCTTGAACTCCAAGATCAAGCGGTGGATTCGGGCTATGAAGTTCTTTGTGCGGCTATATCTTTCCAGAGAGAGATGGCTCAGTGAACAGATTTTCGGGGACCTCGGATCTGTTGGTTTAAATTGTTTCGTGGAGGCATCGAAGGCTTCAATCTTACAGTTACTGAATTTTGGGGAAGCAGTATCAATTGGCCCTCACAAACCAGAAAAGTTGTTTCCCATTCTTAATATGTATGAGCTTCTAACGAGTCTTCTCCCTGATATAGATGCTTTATACTCAGACGAGGCTGGTTCTTGTGTTAGAAACGAGTATTATGAGGTTATAAAGAGATTGGGTGATTCTGTGAGGGCAGCATGCCTTGCATTTGAGAATGCCATTGCGTCAAGCACATCTACAAACCCTTTTGCTGGAGGTGGAATCCACCCTTTGACAAAATATGTGATGAATTATATCAATATTCTTACTGACTACAGTGAAACCCTCAATTTTCTCCTTGATGACTGTGAGGGAGAGCATCACATTACTTTGTCGCCTGAAACGAGTCCAGCTAAGGAAGAAGGGCATACAAGAGGAGAAACGTCGCCTGATATTTCCCCAATGGCTTTCCTCTTCCGGTCTTTTGCTTCAATTCTAGAATGCAACCTTGAAGAAAAGGCCAAGTTATATAAGGACCCTTCTCTGGTTCAGATCTTCTTGATGAATAACATATATTACATGACTCAGAAGGTAAAGAGTTCTGAACTAAGGCATGTATTTGGAGATGAATGGATTCGAAAGCACAACTGGAAATTCCAACAGCATGAAATGAACTATGAGAGAGCTACTTGGAGTTCAATCCTAGCTTTACTAAAGGATGAGGGGAACTCCAGTGCAGATTCCATCTCAAAAACTCCCCTAAAAGAGAGGTTCCGAAGCTTCTATCTGGCTTTTGAAGAGGTTTACAAGACGCAGACTGCCTGGCTTATCCCTTATCCTCAGCTACGAGATGATTTACGAATTTCGACATCTCTTAATGTGATTCAGGCCTATAGGACATTCTTGGGAAGACATAAAAATCATGTAAGTGACAAGCTCTTTAAGTACAGTGCTGATGATTTAGAAAACTATCTGTGGgatctctttgaaggatcaccAAAATCATTGCATAATTCCTACAGGAGGTGA
- the LOC120016851 gene encoding LOW QUALITY PROTEIN: pentatricopeptide repeat-containing protein At5g12100, mitochondrial (The sequence of the model RefSeq protein was modified relative to this genomic sequence to represent the inferred CDS: deleted 1 base in 1 codon), producing the protein MARNINFVHKIPLSPRIKPPLFFSFCCSSQSQFQTENVGDKSPNLLDRERDEQIRKLRVLLQQNRTDTAHRLLLSLVQKKSVFSSPSDLFSLFSLSVPSLKPAFSSILLSVCCEAKMLSEATQVYDLIRNEGMLPSLPSIKLFLELMVGSKQFDKTLNLFEEIVASGFRPHSFVYGKAVQAAVKLGDLKRANELVDDMKRRGLSPDVFIYNVLIGGLCKERNMRDAGKKFEEMCKRKVLANRVTYNTLIDGYCKVGDVEEAFKVRERMKEENVEPNIVTLNSLLASLCRVGRMGEAKSVVHEMEACGFMPDGFTYSILFDGHSRCGDSEGAIALYEEAVRKGVMINNYTASILLNSLCKVGKVEKAEEVLKQLMENGFVPNEVIYNTIVNGYCRRGTMSRAIETIEAMEVRGLKPNGITFNSLISKFCEMREMDEAEDWARKMEEKGVVRNVETNNILIDGYGRLCLFDKCFQILEGMENSGVKPNVVSYGSLIHSLSKDGKVLEAEILLRDMVGRGILPNAQIYNMLIDGCCMMGRLKDAFRFLDEMVGSEIDPTLVTYNALIHGLCKLGRVTEAEDLFLQIKNRGLIPDVITYNSLISAYSNAGIVQKCLDLYETMKEIGITPTLNTYHPLISRCGKEGMAVVERLFDEMLKMGLAPDRVVYNALIHCYVEHGDVQKAFALHNEMVNQGIHPDKMTYNSLIMGQFKEGRLAEVRNVVSDMKGKGLVPKADTYNILVKGHCELKDFGAAFAWYREMFENGFLPNVCICDELSAGLRQQGKFQEADIVCLEMTAKGMDDLNVNKDLAKAAKM; encoded by the coding sequence ATGGCAAGGAACATCAATTTTGTTCACAAAATCCCACTCTCTCCCCGTATCAaacctcctctcttcttctccttttgttgCTCCTCTCAATCCCAATTTCAGACAGAAAACGTCGGCGACAAATCCCCGAACTTGCTGGACCGAGAACGCGATGAACAAATTCGCAAGCTTCGAGTTCTCCTCCAACAGAACCGCACAGACACTGCACATAGGCTACTTCTCTCCCTCGTTCAGAAAAAATCAGTCTTTTCTTCACCCTCtgatcttttttctcttttctctttgtCCGTACCCTCCTTGAAACCAGCTTTCTCTAGTATACTCCTCTCCGTTTGCTGTGAGGCTAAGATGCTCTCCGAAGCAACTCAAGTCTACGACTTGATCAGAAATGAGGGTATGCTCCCTTCTTTACCTTCTATCAAGTTGTTTCTTGAATTAATGGTGGGTTCGAAGCAGTTTGATAAAACTCTTAATCTGTTTGAGGAGATTGTGGCATCCGGGTTCAGGCCGCACAGCTTTGTCTATGGGAAAGCGGTGCAGGCTGCTGTCAAGTTAGGTGACTTGAAAAGGGCCAACGAACTGGTTGATGACATGAAAAGGAGAGGACTTAGTCCGGATGTATTTATTTACAATGTACTGATTGGTGGGTTATGCAAAGAGAGGAATATGAGAGATGCAGGGAAGAAGTTTGAGGAAATGTGTAAGAGGAAGGTACTTGCCAACCGGGTCACTTATAATACGCTCATTGATGGGTATTGTAAGGTTGGGGATGTTGAGGAGGCATTTAAGGTGAGGGAAAGGATGAAGGAGGAGAATGTGGAGCCAAATATCGTTACCTTAAATTCTTTGCTTGCTTCTCTTTGCCGGGTGGGGAGGATGGGGGAAGCCAAAAGTGTAGTGCATGAGATGGAAGCATGTGGGTTTATGCCTGATGGCTTTACCTACAGTATCCTTTTTGATGGGCATTCGAGGTGCGGTGATAGTGAAGGTGCAATTGCCTTGTATGAGGAAGCAGTCAGGAAAGGAGTTATGATTAATAATTACACAGCTAGCATTTTGCTCAATTCCTTGTGTAAGGTAGGGAAGGTTGAAAAGGCAGAGGAAGTTTTGAAGCAACTCATGGAAAATGGGTTTGTTCCAAATGAGGTGATCTATAACACAATTGTGAATGGGTATTGTCGAAGAGGTACTATGAGCAGAGCCATTGAAACTATTGAAGCAATGGAAGTTCGTGGGTTGAAGCCCAATGGCATTACTTTCAATTCTTTGATCAGCAAGTTTTGTGAAATGAGAGAGATGGATGAGGCCGAGGACTGGGCAAGGAAGATGGAAGAGAAGGGAGTTGTTCGGAATGTGGAGACGAACAACATCCTGATCGATGGTTATGGAAGGCTGTGCCTTTTTGATAAGTGTTTCCAGATTCTTGAAGGCATGGAAAATAGTGGAGTAAAGCCAAATGTGGTAAGTTATGGTTCTTTGATTCATTCTTTGTCCAAGGATGGTAAGGTGCTTGAGGCTGAAATACTCCTCAGGGATATGGTGGGCAGAGGGATTTTGCCAAATGCACAGATATATAATATGCTTATAGATGGTTGTTGCATGATGGGTAGATTGAAAGACGCATTTAGGTTCTTGGACGAGATGGTGGGAAGTGAAATAGATCCCACACTTGTAACTTACAATGCACTCATTCATGGGCTCTGTAAATTGGGAAGGGTAACGGAAGCTGAAGACTTGtttcttcaaataaaaaatagggGTTTAATTCCTGATGTAATCACGTACAATTCCCTAATTTCAGCTTATTCTAATGCAGGAATTGTCCAGAAATGTCTTGATTTATATGAGACGATGAAGGAAATAGGAATCACGCCTACTCTTAACACATATCATCCTCTAATTAGTCGATGTGGGAAGGAAGGAATGGCGGTtgtggagagattgtttgatgaaatgctaAAGATGGGTTTGGCTCCTGATAGAGTTGTATATAATGCTCTTATACACTGTTACGTGGAGCATGGAGATGTTCAAAAAGCATTTGCTTTGCACAATGAGATGGTCAACCAGGGAATTCATCCTGACAAGATGACCTATAACAGCTTGATCATGGGGCAGTTTAAGGAAGGGAGGTTGGCTGAGGTAAGGAATGTTGTTAGTGATATGAAGGGTAAAGGATTGGTTCCTAAAGCTGATACTTATAACATACTGGTTAAGGGACACTGTGAGCTAAAAGATTTTGGTGCAGCGTTTGCTTGGTATAGAGAAATGTTTGAGAACGGTTTCCTCCCAAATGTCTGCATTTGTGATGAGCTTTCTGCTGGGCTTAGA
- the LOC119980003 gene encoding uncharacterized protein LOC119980003, which yields MENSSEPTLKSPIKTKNIDLECNTPPPPSQDPLKDQNFQSSGTEKLGKIGTPDRLKVPKAFNYPERYRSPTDSMMSPVSKGLLLAKNRKGSGMLLPPSLNHTKIQDVEIKDVSSQVENIGTLYYKP from the exons ATGGAGAATTCGTCCGAGCCGACTCTCAAAAGCCCGATTAAGACCAAAAACATAGACTTGGAGTGCAatacaccaccaccaccatctcaGGATCCTCTGAAAGACCAGAACTTTCAAAGCTCTGGAACTGAAAAATTGGGCAAAATTGGGACCCCAGATCGGCTCAAAGTTCCCAAGGCATTCAATTACCCTGAAAG GTATAGAAGCCCAACGGATTCAATGATGTCACCAGTTTCAAAGGGTCTTCTACTTGCCAAAAACAGAAAGGGCAGTGGAATGTTGTTGCCTCCCAGCTTGAATCACACAAAG ATTCAGGATGTTGAAATTAAGGATGTCTCTTCCCAAGTTGAAAATATTGGAACTCTATATTACAAGCCCTAA
- the LOC119980100 gene encoding uncharacterized protein LOC119980100, giving the protein MDNEHGNGKSKFLTPNNEDNMPVPPKTLGSSSSEASVESKVTHKTTTISQESGLESKAAISSPELSGHSMQGSSSTVPPAYSLQTLGHPPGYDPNRIPSAVFATKPASPMEWSVASNESLFSIQMGNNSFSRDHVFMLYKSGELPKLDDMINFSNSLPPMPEVDETNKRSENMEKGSQVAQASPDSRAENDQREANKQEVLEEADHTQLKAPPANDTVNSKSISYRSEGSNNSTRSFAFPVLEGEAGRLSSMKVDVDEKQQSQKNQQQQQEQPPLQTSETTPKTSAGNSWFSCFSFCKIGCC; this is encoded by the exons ATGGATAACGAACATGGCAATGGAAAGAGCAAGTTTTTAACACCTAACAATGAAGATAATATGCCTGTTCCCCCAAAAACATTGGGATCTTCTTCAAGCGAAGCTTCGGTGGAATCTAAGGTTACGCATAAGACTACAACCATATCTCAAGAATCCGGCCTCGAGTCAAAAGCAGCCATATCATCACCTGAACTTTCTGGTCACTCTATGCAAGGATCTTCTTCTACGGTCCCACCTGCATATTCCCTTCAAACATTGGGGCATCCTCCAGGATATGATCCAAATCGCATCCCATCTGCTGTTTTTGCTACTAAACCAGCCTCGCCAATGGAATGGAGCGTTGCTTCGAACGAATCATTGTTTAGTATTCAAATGGGAAACAACAGCTTCTCGAGAGACCACGTTTTTATGTTGTATAAATCCGGAGAATTGCCAAAGCTTGATGACATGATTAATTTCTCGAATAGCCTGCCTCCTATGCCTGAAGTGGACGAGACGAACAAAAGGAGTGAAAATATGGAGAAAGGATCACAAGTAGCCCAAGCCTCTCCAGACAGTAGAGCTGAAAATGATCAGAGGGAGGCCAATAAACAGGAAGTTTTGGAAGAAGCAGATCATACTCAGTTGAAGGCTCCTCCTGCAAATGACACTGTTAATAGCAAAAGCATCTCTTATCGTTCCGAAGGAAGTAACAACAGCACACGCTCTTTCGCATTCCCTGT GTTGGAAGGTGAAGCTGGAAGACTGAGCTCTATGAAGGTAGATGTTGATGAGAAGCAGCAATCACAGAAAAATCAACAACAGCAGCAAGAGCAGCCGCCTCTGCAAACCTCTGAAACAACCCCAAAGACCAGTGCTGGGAACAGTTGGTTTTCTTGCTTCTCTTTCTGCAAAATTGGGTGCTGCTAA
- the LOC120016507 gene encoding serine carboxypeptidase-like 25 encodes MAIMAKTQILASSMVFAFLVVSVVDGVMNEEEAHDHINALPGQPKVSFQQFSGYVTVNKVAGRALFYWLTEAPQEPLSKPLVVWLNGGPGCSSVAYGASEEIGPFRINKTSSGLYLNKFPWNTVANLLFLETPAGVGFSYSNRSSDLLDTGDRRTAEDSLEFLVQWMGRFPRYKHREVYLTGESYAGHYVPQLAREIMKHNRISKHPINLKGIMVGNAVTDNYYDNLGTVTYWWSHAMISDRTYRHLMNTCDFRRQKNSDECESMYSYAMDKEFGNIDQYNIYAPPCNNSDGSTASSRTRHAMRLPHRPHTMFRQMYGYDPCTEKYAEVYYNRLDVQKALHANTTRIPYKWTACNEVLNRNWNDTEFSILPIYREMIAGGLRVWVFSGDVDSVVPVTATRYSLAELKLATKVPWYPWYVKKQVGGWTEVYEGLTFATVRGAGHEVPLFKPRAAFQLFKSFLKGEPLPKS; translated from the exons ATGGCCATTATGGCCAAAACACAGATCTTGGCCTCTTCCATGGTATTTGCTTTCCTTGTGGTGAGTGTTGTTGATGGTGTTATGAATGAAGAGGAAGCTCATGACCATATAAATGCACTTCCTGGTCAGCCTAAGGTCTCCTTCCAACAATTCTCTGGCTATGTTACTGTTAACAAAGTTGCTGGTAGAGCTCTCTTTTACTGGCTCACTGAGGCACCCCAAGAACCTTTGTCAAAGCCTTTGGTTGTCTGGCTCAATGGAG GCCCAGGTTGTTCTTCTGTGGCATATGGAGCATCTGAAGAAATAGGCCCATTTAGAATAAACAAGACTTCCTCAGGCTTATACCTTAACAAGTTTCCATGGAACACTGTGGCCAACCTCCTTTTCCTGGAGACTCCGGCTGGCGTTGGCTTCTCTTACAGTAACCGGTCATCGGATTTGCTTGACACCGGTGATCGCCGGACTG CTGAAGACTCATTGGAATTCCTGGTTCAATGGATGGGTCGATTTCCGCGCTATAAGCACCGCGAAGTTTACCTGACCGGAGAGAGCTATGCAGGGCACTATGTTCCTCAACTTGCTAGAGAGATAATGAAGCACAACAGGATCTCCAAGCACCCCATAAATCTCAAAGGAATTATG GTAGGCAATGCAGTGACAGACAACTACTATGACAACCTTGGAACAGTCACATACTGGTGGAGTCATGCCATGATCTCGGATAGAACGTATCGGCACCTCATGAACACCTGCGATTTCCGAAGACAGAAGAACTCAGATGAGTGTGAGTCAATGTATTCTTATGCCATGGACAAAGAATTTGGAAACATTGATCAGTACAACATTTATGCACCTCCCTGCAACAACTCTGATGGAAGCACCGCTTCTAGTAGGACTCGCCACGCTATGCGATTGCCTCACAGACCCCATACA ATGTTCCGGCAGATGTATGGATATGATCCTTGTACAGAGAAATATGCAGAGGTGTATTACAATAGACTAGATGTACAGAAAGCACTTCATGCCAACACTACCAGAATTCCTTATAAATGGACTGCCTGCAA TGAGGTCTTGAATCGAAATTGGAATGACACAGAGTTTTCGATTCTTCCTATTTATAGAGAAATGATTGCTGGTGGATTGAGAGTTTGGGTTTTCAG TGGTGATGTTGATTCAGTGGTGCCAGTTACAGCCACTAGATATTCTCTTGCAGAACTCAAATTGGCTACCAAAGTTCCATGGTATCCATGGTATGTCAAGAAGCAG GTGGGAGGGTGGACAGAGGTGTATGAAGGGCTAACATTTGCAACAGTGAGAGGGGCAGGTCATGAAGTGCCATTGTTCAAGCCCAGAGCAGCATTTCAGCTATTCAAATCATTTCTAAAAGGAGAGCCTCTTCCcaagtcataa